A genomic window from Deltaproteobacteria bacterium includes:
- a CDS encoding tetratricopeptide repeat protein: MGTISINRRHLSVIAVLFLAVTTAAVFWQVLDHGFINFDDDVYVTQNRHVQAGLTSKGAVWAVTNTEAGFWIPLTWLSLMLDGYLYGLNPCGYHLTNLLLHIANTLLLFLILTRMTGALWRSAFVAALFALHPLHVESVAWVSERKDVLATLFWMLTIGFYIRYTESPGTGRYLLCLLVFALGLMAKPTLVTLPFVLLLLDYWPLGRFRPGHAEQPRKSTGFNHQRSHLVRLILGKTPLIALAGISCLLTLTAHQRLGAVVPLESVPLQARIANALVCYAGYIGKMIWPHNMAVFYPHPAGVPVWQAVGAGLLLVCVSLVAVRAAQKRPYLIVGWLWYLGTLVPVIGLIQAGSQAMADRWTYVPLIGLFLIIAWGLNELVAKCRLPGILVVVLAGILLSTLIVCTRLQVQRWHNSITLFEHTLNVAADNHLVHSNLGNALARQGRFDEAIVHFSQALRIKPHDAEIHNNIGNALAAKGNLDKAIAHFTEALSIKPDHAGMHYNLGSALARQERLDEAIVHFSQALRINTGFAIAHNNLGIALARKRKLDQAIAHFTEAVRIKPDFAEAQNNLAIALSKQQESR; the protein is encoded by the coding sequence ATGGGAACTATCAGCATTAATCGTCGTCATCTATCCGTCATAGCCGTCCTGTTTCTGGCCGTCACAACCGCAGCCGTCTTCTGGCAGGTGCTCGATCATGGATTCATCAACTTTGATGACGACGTATACGTTACACAGAATCGTCATGTGCAGGCAGGGCTGACGAGCAAAGGCGCTGTCTGGGCTGTCACTAATACGGAGGCTGGCTTTTGGATTCCATTGACATGGCTGTCACTCATGTTGGACGGATATCTCTACGGGCTGAACCCGTGCGGGTATCACCTGACGAACCTGCTGCTTCACATAGCAAATACGCTGTTGCTTTTTCTGATTCTCACACGTATGACAGGCGCGCTCTGGCGAAGCGCCTTTGTTGCGGCACTGTTTGCGCTGCACCCCTTGCACGTAGAATCCGTTGCGTGGGTGTCTGAACGCAAGGATGTTCTTGCCACCCTTTTCTGGATGCTGACAATTGGGTTTTACATCCGTTACACGGAATCTCCTGGCACAGGCAGATACCTGTTATGCCTTCTTGTCTTTGCCCTCGGCCTCATGGCAAAACCAACGCTTGTGACACTGCCGTTTGTACTGCTCTTGCTTGACTACTGGCCACTGGGCCGCTTTCGGCCCGGCCATGCCGAGCAACCGCGCAAATCCACGGGGTTCAACCATCAAAGGTCGCACCTTGTTCGTTTGATCCTGGGAAAGACCCCGTTGATTGCCCTTGCAGGAATTTCGTGTCTCTTGACTCTTACGGCCCACCAACGCCTTGGAGCGGTTGTGCCCCTGGAATCCGTCCCATTGCAGGCCCGCATCGCCAATGCTCTGGTATGCTATGCAGGCTACATCGGAAAGATGATCTGGCCTCACAACATGGCCGTATTTTATCCACACCCTGCAGGCGTGCCGGTCTGGCAGGCAGTCGGGGCAGGCTTATTGCTGGTGTGCGTATCGCTTGTCGCGGTAAGGGCAGCGCAAAAACGGCCTTATCTCATTGTCGGGTGGCTGTGGTATCTTGGAACTCTTGTGCCCGTTATCGGGTTGATACAGGCTGGATCACAGGCCATGGCAGACCGGTGGACGTATGTGCCACTCATCGGGCTCTTTCTGATTATTGCCTGGGGGCTTAACGAGTTAGTGGCAAAGTGCAGGTTGCCAGGCATCCTGGTTGTCGTATTGGCGGGAATATTGCTTTCCACCCTCATTGTGTGCACACGGCTGCAGGTGCAGCGCTGGCACAACAGCATCACGCTCTTTGAACACACGCTCAATGTAGCGGCTGACAATCATCTTGTTCACAGCAACCTGGGAAATGCCCTGGCCCGGCAGGGGAGGTTTGATGAAGCCATCGTCCACTTTTCACAGGCGCTCCGGATCAAACCGCATGATGCAGAAATACACAACAACATCGGCAATGCATTGGCCGCAAAGGGAAACCTTGACAAAGCTATCGCGCATTTTACAGAGGCGCTAAGTATCAAACCCGATCATGCCGGGATGCACTATAACCTGGGAAGCGCTCTGGCCCGGCAGGAGAGGCTTGATGAAGCCATCGTCCACTTTTCACAGGCGCTCCGGATCAATACCGGGTTTGCGATCGCGCACAACAATCTTGGAATCGCTTTGGCAAGAAAGCGGAAACTTGATCAAGCCATCGCGCATTTTACAGAGGCGGTCCGGATCAAGCCCGATTTTGCAGAAGCACAAAACAACCTTGCAATTGCTCTAAGCAAGCAGCAAGAATCTCGATGA
- a CDS encoding glycosyltransferase family 39 protein: protein MRNQSETVQESSDRRNTLYLFLVFAVAFAIRLIHLNSYTSYPSFDIPLGGHAAYVKTAFKILDEDILGGTEIFFDNSPIYSYILAGMFKTFGIDFYAVRLVQILIGSINCCLIALIARHYFGKTAALVSGGIATLYGPFIFYDAEIIVLSWVVFFCLVSILIIMRDEQAGAKKMCLAGFFVGAAIMGRPNMVLFPALLALYFLFGKNGLKVAHRVRSYAWFCIGVFIMPGLFMARNYAVSGEVLLLNPSGGHNFYFGHHKGASPTFNEELRFTGAILLKYKEKAEADLKRPLSSKEVSGYWYKKGLRFIIENPHEELKLMLKKTQFFFNDVEMPTYFNYYFNRNYSAVLKHPVLTFGLVFPLSVLGFAVTLRKSRELMVLHLFFLTSFLSVLIIFVISRLRIPAIPIFIILAAVGVLAVIGWCKERAAKPLVLSGILIALLFWITFTPLAQLNYADPYNKLGVVYWYKGKIPEAERSFLKALEFRPDFEYPLLNLVKMFSQQKNIEKETKYREMHNTWKQRDGLENGKKAV, encoded by the coding sequence ATGAGGAACCAGTCCGAGACAGTGCAAGAATCATCGGATAGAAGGAACACCCTCTATCTCTTCCTCGTTTTTGCTGTGGCCTTTGCCATTCGTCTCATCCACCTGAACAGCTACACATCCTACCCATCTTTTGACATTCCTCTGGGCGGTCACGCGGCTTATGTCAAGACGGCATTTAAGATCCTTGACGAAGATATCCTGGGAGGAACGGAGATATTCTTCGACAACAGCCCGATCTACTCCTATATCCTGGCAGGGATGTTCAAAACATTCGGCATCGATTTCTATGCAGTGCGCCTTGTTCAGATTCTTATCGGCAGCATCAATTGCTGCTTGATTGCCCTAATTGCCAGACACTATTTCGGAAAAACAGCCGCCCTTGTTTCAGGAGGGATAGCCACCCTGTATGGGCCCTTCATATTTTATGACGCAGAAATCATAGTCCTTTCATGGGTTGTTTTCTTCTGTCTTGTTTCCATTCTTATCATCATGAGAGACGAGCAAGCCGGGGCGAAAAAGATGTGTCTTGCCGGTTTTTTCGTGGGGGCTGCTATCATGGGAAGGCCAAATATGGTTCTATTTCCGGCCCTGCTTGCGCTCTACTTTCTTTTTGGCAAGAACGGATTGAAGGTCGCACACCGTGTCCGATCCTATGCGTGGTTTTGCATTGGGGTATTCATAATGCCCGGCCTGTTTATGGCCAGAAACTATGCGGTATCAGGAGAAGTTCTTCTCCTCAACCCGTCCGGAGGTCATAACTTCTATTTTGGACATCACAAGGGGGCAAGCCCTACCTTTAACGAAGAGTTGAGGTTCACTGGGGCTATCTTGCTGAAATATAAAGAAAAGGCTGAAGCAGATCTTAAAAGGCCGCTCTCTTCAAAAGAAGTGTCAGGCTATTGGTATAAAAAGGGACTCAGGTTCATCATTGAAAATCCGCATGAAGAGCTGAAGCTAATGCTGAAAAAGACGCAGTTCTTCTTCAATGACGTGGAAATGCCCACCTATTTCAACTACTACTTCAACCGGAACTATTCTGCAGTGCTGAAGCATCCGGTCTTGACCTTTGGTCTTGTTTTCCCTTTGTCCGTGTTGGGGTTTGCCGTTACCCTGCGAAAGAGCCGGGAATTAATGGTGTTGCACCTCTTTTTCTTGACCTCTTTTCTGTCTGTATTGATCATTTTTGTTATATCCCGGCTGCGAATACCCGCCATTCCGATATTCATTATTCTTGCCGCAGTCGGCGTTCTTGCCGTAATCGGGTGGTGCAAGGAGAGAGCGGCCAAGCCTCTTGTTCTGAGCGGTATTCTGATTGCGCTTCTTTTCTGGATAACCTTCACCCCGTTAGCGCAATTGAACTATGCTGATCCGTATAATAAGCTTGGGGTTGTATATTGGTACAAGGGTAAAATCCCGGAGGCTGAGAGGTCGTTCCTGAAGGCCTTGGAATTTAGGCCGGACTTTGAGTATCCGCTGCTTAACCTGGTAAAGATGTTCAGCCAGCAGAAAAACATTGAGAAAGAGACCAAGTACAGGGAGATGCACAATACCTGGAAACAAAGAGACGGGCTGGAGAATGGCAAAAAAGCCGTGTGA
- a CDS encoding glycosyltransferase family 2 protein, translating into MMPYLSLVMPLYNEERCLRQNFQTIKSYLDTLRKDYEIILVNDGSTDSTASIVDEILDNTPQANSFNCKKNKGKGHAVKRGILNATGKYMVYTDADLAVPAHFIGTCLKKLDSGISVVIGSRHLPESSMKVREDPLRQFLGEVFRWFTRFSLGLRISDVTCGLKGFEKNAALDIFSRSKIERWGYDAEIIFVAQKLGYRIGEIPVDWYHSFDSKVRIGPACIKTLTEILQIRCYNVKNGYARCR; encoded by the coding sequence ATGATGCCCTATTTGTCCCTTGTCATGCCCCTTTATAATGAAGAACGCTGCCTCAGGCAGAATTTTCAAACTATCAAGTCATACCTGGACACGTTGAGAAAGGATTATGAAATTATTCTGGTTAATGACGGAAGCACGGACAGTACAGCTTCCATTGTTGATGAGATTCTCGACAATACTCCGCAAGCAAATTCCTTCAACTGCAAAAAGAACAAAGGCAAAGGACATGCAGTTAAACGCGGCATTTTGAACGCCACTGGAAAGTATATGGTCTATACTGACGCTGATCTGGCCGTGCCGGCGCATTTTATCGGCACATGTTTGAAAAAGCTGGATAGTGGAATTTCAGTGGTCATAGGATCGAGGCACCTCCCAGAGTCATCCATGAAGGTCCGTGAAGATCCGTTAAGACAATTCTTGGGGGAAGTCTTTAGATGGTTTACCCGATTTAGCCTCGGCCTGAGAATCTCAGATGTTACATGCGGACTAAAGGGCTTTGAAAAGAACGCTGCTCTAGACATTTTTTCTCGATCAAAGATTGAAAGATGGGGATATGATGCCGAAATCATTTTTGTTGCCCAAAAACTCGGTTATAGGATCGGCGAAATACCCGTAGATTGGTATCACTCTTTCGACTCAAAGGTTCGAATAGGGCCAGCTTGCATCAAAACACTTACAGAGATCCTACAAATACGCTGCTACAATGTTAAGAATGGTTACGCTCGCTGCCGTTGA
- a CDS encoding class I SAM-dependent methyltransferase, protein MTMDTHDERPICPLCKSRSTRPRPGYQHVVPGDWSLYQCSDCGTSFIHPMPDSETLSGYYDVDYYGQGGGKFVGSVEAIVRFFRYLRARAVRRLIPQGRVLDVGCGRGLMLKFLKSWGYRVDGIELDTVAGDRASRNLNQQIFRTLEEPTQRRSDPYQAICFWHSLEHMPEPGKALEMADRLLAPGGLLVISAPHMESLQSRLSGPSWLHLDLPRHVIHFDMKRLAAFFQTRGYRVIHHRHFSQEYNVIDSLCYPYAMLGFGRRFPFDLIQGARRHKDCITSNPLRKIIGLSLLLHLTVIAFCSASLFSLLKSGSTVTLFLKKTG, encoded by the coding sequence ATGACAATGGATACCCATGACGAGCGCCCTATATGTCCGTTGTGTAAATCAAGAAGCACGCGGCCCCGCCCTGGCTACCAGCATGTTGTGCCGGGAGACTGGTCACTTTATCAATGTTCCGACTGTGGGACATCTTTTATCCATCCCATGCCTGATTCTGAGACCCTGTCCGGATACTATGACGTGGACTACTACGGCCAAGGAGGGGGAAAATTCGTCGGTTCGGTGGAAGCCATAGTCAGGTTCTTTCGATACTTACGCGCAAGGGCAGTGCGGAGGTTGATACCACAGGGCCGTGTCCTGGATGTGGGCTGTGGCAGGGGGCTGATGCTCAAATTTCTGAAGAGCTGGGGATATCGAGTTGACGGCATCGAACTCGATACCGTGGCGGGCGACCGGGCAAGCAGGAATCTGAATCAGCAGATCTTCCGCACACTGGAGGAACCGACTCAACGCCGGTCAGACCCATATCAGGCCATCTGTTTCTGGCATTCTCTGGAGCACATGCCAGAACCTGGCAAAGCCCTGGAGATGGCAGATCGCCTCCTTGCCCCTGGAGGGCTCCTGGTCATTTCAGCGCCCCATATGGAAAGCCTTCAAAGCCGCCTGTCAGGTCCGTCCTGGCTTCACCTGGATCTACCCCGTCATGTGATCCACTTTGACATGAAGCGCCTAGCCGCCTTTTTTCAGACCAGAGGCTACCGGGTCATTCACCATCGTCACTTCTCACAGGAGTATAACGTCATCGATAGCCTCTGTTATCCGTACGCCATGCTCGGATTCGGCCGGCGCTTTCCTTTTGATCTCATTCAGGGCGCTCGCAGGCACAAAGATTGCATTACTTCTAATCCTTTGAGGAAAATCATTGGGCTCTCACTCTTGCTCCATTTGACAGTCATAGCTTTCTGCAGTGCCAGCTTGTTCTCATTGTTGAAATCCGGGAGCACCGTGACCCTCTTCCTCAAAAAAACAGGATAG
- a CDS encoding tetratricopeptide repeat protein yields the protein MTNKDLHTSSISTNRAFLPYILISLVVSVVYLPTFTGSFILDDNSLIRNNRYIREAQPIYSHLAREDGITDSQGTRNSHTGYYRPLTSLSYWLDCRLWGMTPQGFRATNLILHLLTCFLLFRFLLFLVNDRQAAFWVTLLYAIHPVNTESVSWISARNNILVTLFVISSVYCYLKRWEGAISLSFIASVLFFAMAVLSKEFGLLVLPCIFFYNRFLSGKRRDISQELISYLPFILVLTAYFLLRKMVTGAWLTPSDAADFWKRVYFATYLVAWNLKLVFAPYGLHSFIVGYPADYLNWQAIASFCGMALLGLVLWQMRKNKLLTFSVFSFLVALLPILNIIPTSAVTLISTRWLYLPMIFLSLAATPFIGRSLKRNRFLTISILIPVLVYAGTYSFVLNKYLWHDEDAFFRQEVFHFNNYFYAGGLAENLFNSKDYQQAERYFKMAIEYYPGEAGNYINYSALLTETGRPEAAISLLEQAKSLSMNRKKRGEWHNNIGTAYFHLSEHTEALEHYRKAIVFLPDESQFWANIGATYGEMGDYDNCVSALNKGLSITPDSVQLRKNLAVAYRRMGDRAKAVREQSNSVSKD from the coding sequence TTGACTAATAAAGATCTCCATACGTCCTCTATTAGTACAAACCGAGCCTTCTTGCCGTATATTCTTATCAGCCTTGTTGTTTCAGTTGTCTATCTCCCGACCTTTACAGGAAGCTTCATACTGGATGACAACTCTCTGATAAGAAACAACAGATACATCAGGGAGGCACAGCCTATCTATTCTCACTTAGCCAGAGAAGATGGAATAACCGACAGTCAAGGAACAAGGAACTCGCACACCGGGTACTACAGACCGCTAACAAGCCTTTCTTATTGGCTGGATTGCAGGTTGTGGGGGATGACCCCTCAAGGCTTCAGGGCCACAAACTTGATTCTCCACCTTCTGACCTGTTTTCTCTTATTCAGGTTCCTGCTGTTTCTGGTCAATGATCGTCAGGCGGCTTTTTGGGTGACTCTTCTTTATGCCATCCACCCTGTCAACACCGAATCCGTGTCATGGATTTCCGCCAGAAACAACATACTTGTAACGCTTTTTGTGATTTCGTCTGTGTATTGTTACTTGAAAAGATGGGAAGGTGCGATCTCTCTGAGCTTCATAGCATCTGTGCTTTTCTTTGCTATGGCTGTTCTTTCCAAGGAGTTTGGTCTGTTGGTGCTTCCTTGTATCTTTTTCTACAATAGATTTCTGTCCGGAAAAAGACGAGACATTTCTCAAGAGCTGATTAGCTACCTTCCATTTATTCTGGTTCTAACTGCTTATTTTCTCCTCAGAAAGATGGTAACAGGTGCATGGCTGACACCATCGGACGCGGCAGACTTTTGGAAGAGGGTTTATTTTGCCACTTATCTTGTGGCCTGGAATCTGAAACTTGTTTTCGCCCCTTACGGGCTTCACAGTTTTATTGTTGGCTATCCAGCAGATTACCTAAACTGGCAAGCCATAGCCAGTTTTTGCGGTATGGCCCTTTTGGGCCTTGTTTTGTGGCAAATGAGGAAAAACAAGTTATTGACATTTTCGGTCTTTTCCTTCCTTGTCGCCCTGTTGCCGATCTTGAATATTATTCCTACCTCTGCAGTCACCTTGATATCTACGAGATGGCTTTACCTGCCTATGATATTCCTGTCCCTTGCCGCGACGCCGTTCATAGGAAGATCATTGAAAAGAAACCGTTTTCTCACAATAAGTATTCTTATCCCTGTGCTTGTCTATGCGGGAACTTATTCCTTTGTCCTCAATAAATACCTGTGGCATGACGAAGACGCCTTTTTCAGACAGGAGGTGTTTCACTTCAACAACTATTTCTACGCCGGTGGACTGGCTGAAAATCTTTTTAATAGCAAGGATTACCAGCAGGCTGAAAGGTATTTCAAGATGGCCATCGAGTATTATCCAGGCGAGGCCGGAAACTACATCAACTACTCCGCCTTGTTAACGGAAACTGGTCGGCCGGAAGCGGCCATTTCATTGCTGGAACAGGCCAAATCATTATCCATGAACCGCAAGAAACGCGGAGAATGGCATAACAATATTGGAACGGCGTACTTCCATTTAAGCGAGCACACAGAGGCTTTGGAGCATTATAGGAAGGCAATTGTTTTCTTGCCGGATGAATCTCAGTTCTGGGCAAATATCGGTGCGACATACGGGGAGATGGGCGATTATGATAATTGCGTTTCTGCTCTGAATAAGGGCCTTAGCATAACACCGGATTCCGTTCAGCTAAGAAAGAACCTGGCAGTTGCCTATCGTCGTATGGGTGATCGCGCCAAGGCGGTTAGGGAACAGTCGAATTCGGTTTCAAAGGACTAG